From the Toxoplasma gondii ME49 chromosome VIIa, whole genome shotgun sequence genome, one window contains:
- a CDS encoding cytochrome c oxidase assembly protein COX11 protein, putative (encoded by transcript TGME49_202800~Predicted trans-membrane domain (TMHMM2.0):315-338), which translates to MTSAPLTHRILLFSPSFSSSLSSTCRFSSASSSSRVSASVSFLASSRLLLARSSLTSSGSSVSSLLSSPSSSTSFPSRFALSARAPPRRGDRRRCLSPFLPSLSCVQGHVGFSSLAETRGYCARQNDGGSVCLALPSRNPPRSPFSFFSAVSSSPRLCFSLSQRHTPFFSPPPGTCGSSRCLLPPFSLACASASLASRQGTSQNLPSTESSLFSSPLSCSPLSCSSSRSSSASLFSSSLSSSSPPAAAPASRRVSGVCGALGLRSPACVSFSSSPEASAWRASVAALSRSFSSSPHSRFCRVDREAKTEGEARRRWAVIGASLYFLLMSVAFAFVPLYEAFCQSTGYGGYVQTRDTHGGKKNGEDPVPSRERSGGEDDVLLEIDFASHCNVPWEFEPLQKRVIVAPGESALAFYRARNKLDRPVIGISLYSVMPPEAGIYFNKIQCFCFEEQMLNPHEEVDMPVFFFIDPDILDDPRLDQMKRITLSYVFNESDADIPVDYKHLPIAKPTEKKPPVVEI; encoded by the exons ATGACATCCGCGCCGTTGACGCATCGcattctgcttttctctccttccttctcctcatctctttcctctacttgtcgcttctcttctgcaagTTCTTCTTCacgcgtctctgcatctgtttcctttctcgcttcctctcgcctccttcttgcTCGCTCTTCCCTGACTTCTTCAGGCTcctccgtttcgtctctcctctcttctccctcttcttccacctcgtttccctctcgTTTCGCACTCTCTGCTAGAGCGCCTCcccggagaggagacagaagaagatgtctgtctccatttcttccttcgttgAGCTGCGTGCAGGGGCATGTcggcttttcttcgctcgctgAAACGCGTGGCTACTGTGCTCGACAGAACGACGGGGGAagcgtctgtctcgctctcccgtctcggaaccctcctcgttctcctttctcgtttttctccgccgtctcttcttcgcctcgactttgcttctctctctctcagagacacacgccttttttttctccgccgCCTGGCACCTGCGGCTCCAGCCGCTGCCTCTtgcctccgttctctctggcATGTGCGAGCGCGTCTCTTGCAAGCCGCCAAGGAACATCTCAAAATCTCCCCTCTACCGagtcgtctcttttctcttctcctctctcttgttctcctctctcttgttcttcttctcgctcttcgtctgcttctctcttttcctcttctctctcgtcttcctctcctccagctgccgcgcctgcttctcgccgTGTTTCGGGTGTCTGTGGAGCTCTCGGCCTGCGTTCTCCCGCGtgcgtctccttcagctCGTCTCCTGAGGCATCTGCGTGGAGAGCGTCTGTCGCGGCCCTTTCgcgttcgttctcttcgtcgcctcactcgcgtttctgccgAGTCGACCGAGAGGCGAAGACTGAAGGCGAGGCGCGGCGTCGGTGGGCGGTGatcggcgcctctctctaCTTTCTGCTCATgagcgtcgccttcgcgttcGTTCCTCTGTACGAGGCCTTCTGTCAGAGCACCGGCTACGGAGGCTACGTGCAAACGCGCGACACACACggcgggaagaagaacggcgaaGACCCGGTGCCCTCGCGCGAGCGAtctggaggcgaagacgacg TGCTGCTGGAAATTGACTTTGCTTCTCACTGCAACGTTCCTTGGGAGTTCGAGCCTCTCCAAAAGAGAGTGATTGTCGCACCGGGAGAATCTGCTCTCGCTTTCTATCGAGCACGAAACAAACTGGACAGACCTGTGATCG GTATTTCTCTGTACAGCGTGATGCCGCCGGAGGCAGGTATTTACTTCAACAAGATTCAATGTTTCTGTTTTGAGGAGCAGATGCTCAACCCCC acgaggaagtcgacatgcctgtcttcttcttcatcgatCCAGACATCCTGGACGACCCTCGCCTTG acCAAATGAAGAGAATCACGCTCTCCTACGTCTTCAACGAGTCCGACGCCGACATACCAGTGGACTACAAGCACCTGCCCATAG CTAAACctacagagaagaaaccgccGGTAGTTGAGATTTAA
- a CDS encoding dihydrouridine synthase (dus) protein (encoded by transcript TGME49_202790) → MAGAPANWRECKAAKDRQRKKKKKRQDGRFWDSIGRPRFVMAPMVDASELAFRLLGRRYGVDLAYTPMLHSRLFLDDSKYRALHWQTLRSSPSWTQASCSEEEDVQEEEEGEEEEGEEGEREVSEGGRSQWTGDESQEFDEPVFVQFCGDSPATLLAAAQLVEDEVEAVDVNFGCPQGIARRGHYGAFLLNEPELLVDIVSTLHKHLKTPVTCKMRKVSPRNPRDALPRSEAALVLDEERRLQDTLRLCDAFEAAGCACLCIHGRTKEEKAAFVGPCDWLAIRHVKQRLSIPVIANGAVETYEDALRCLEFTGADAVMSAEGLLDNPMLFAPSRFAPSSFCALSFPSFLPFSPFLSFSPLRDSLRGRLSASSRLHAVPRASCEFLGLSPGLLQRCLVMQEYLDLCMRFPPPHPSFVKSHLFRCLHPVLAEHEELRNSLGKAVEYTEFSAIVDAATAHVKEREFSRWAAKPHEGGRGETGRRHEETHTGDSQEAPHPTWYRRHRTNLARAQKKETETKEVPLWEPSEEGADGDVFSNLFFA, encoded by the exons ATGGCGGGAGCGCCGGCGAACtggcgagaatgcaaagCCGCGAAAGACcgacagcgaaaaaagaagaaaaagagacaagatgGCCGCTTTTGGGATTCCATCGGTAGACCTCGATTTGTCATGGCGCCCATGGTTGATGCCAGCGAACTTGCATTCCG GCTCCTAGGAAGACGGTATGGCGTCGACCTCGCGTACACTCCGATGCTGCACAGCCG gcTTTTTCTCGACGACTCCAAGTACCGCGCACTGCACTGGCAGACGCTGCGCTCCTCGCCGAGCTGGACGCAAGCGTCGtgctctgaagaagaagacgtccaagaagaagaagaaggagaagaagaagaaggagaagaaggagaacgagaagtgTCTGAAGGGGGAAGGTCGCAGTGGACTGGAGACGAGAGTCAAGAGTTTGATGAGCCTGTCTTTGTGCAGTTTTGCg gagacTCACCCGCGACCCTCCTAGCCGCCGCCCAGCTCGTCGAAGACGAAGTCGAAGCCGTCGACGTGAACTTCGGGTGTCCACAA GGCATTGCACGTCGAGGTCACTAcggcgccttccttctcaACGAACCGGAGCTTCTCGT AGACATCGTCTCGACGCTGCACAAACATCTCAAGACTCCTGTCACTTGTAAAATGCGAAAAGTATCTCCGCGAAATCCAAGAGACG CTTTGCCTCGCTCCGAGGCCGCGCTCGTCCTCGATGAAGAACGGCGGCTGCAAGACACGCTGAGGCTCTGCGACGCCTTCGAGGCCGCGGGATGCGCATGCTTGTGCATTCACGggagaacgaaagaagaaaaggctgcGTTCGTCGGACCGTGCGATTGGCTCGCCATTCGCCATGTGAAGCAGCGTCTCTCGATTCCAG TCATTGCCAACGGAGCGGTCGAAACCTATGAAGATGCTCTACGGTGTCTTGAGTTCACAGG agcggaTGCGGTGATGTCTGCGGAGGGGCTTCTGGATAATCCCATGCTTTTTGCTCCCTCGCGTTTCGCGCCCTCCTCCTTTTGCGCGCTTTCGTTTCCGTCGttcctccccttttctccatTCTTGTCGTTCTCCCCCCTCAGAGACAGCCTGCGAGGGCGActgtctgcgtcctcgcgcttgcatgcagttccacGCGCCTCTTGCGAGTTTCTGGGACTTTCTCCCGGCCTCCTCCAGAGGTGCCTCGTGATGCAGGAGTATCTggatctctgcatgcgctttccGCCGCCGCATCCCAGCTTTGTCAAGTCTCACCTTTTTCGGTGTCTTCATCCCGTCCTGGCGGAACACGAAGAGCTGCGGAACTCCTTGGGGAAg gcAGTGGAGTACACCGAGTTCAGCGCGATCGTGGACGCAGCGACCGCGCATGTGAAGGAAAGGGAGTTCTCTCGTTGGGCTGCGAAGCCTCACGAGGggggcagaggagagacagggaggagacacgaagaaacgcacacAGGAGACAGCCAAGAAGCGCCGCATCCCACCTGGTACAGGCGACACAGAACAAACCTCGCAAGAGCgcaaaaaaaggaaacagaaaccaAAGAGGTGCCTCTCTGGGAGCCTAGCGAAGAGGGCGCAGATGGAGATGTTTTTTCGaatcttttcttcgcctAG